CGATTTGGGAACAAAGTTGAGAACCGCCTAATATCTAAAGTAATTTTGGATGCCATTCGGTTCTGGATTTTGGGTTAACTCAtgttaaaaaaatcagaaattttggtttttcggaTTAAATATCAATTTCGAGTTGTCTGATAcaaatttagataattttaaatattttagataaaaagtGTTTTGgcaattcattttttttgatattttggtctataaataatattttaaaattatttgattattttaaaattagatataattaatatttataagtatataaattatattaggaTTCGATCGGTCCGgttccggtttggtcttggatTTCCGATCCTAGAGATATAAGATCTAGCTAGTGCGATAATTGATATAATCTAAACCTGAACCAAACTTTGTTTTTCTATTCAGTCCATTTCAGTTTTTTAGTTCCAGATAGATGTGTCCAGAGGTAAGTACAAGTTAGGGTTACttactatatataaataaatcaaaacctaaaccctagTTTCATTAGTGTGCTCGGCAGGTAAGCGCAGACATGAATACGGCCAAGGATTTgatcaagaaaaagaagatacaaGGAGTGGTTAGTTCTACCGATTGGTCCAAACTTTCCCCTGATGTTTTGCGAAAGATCTTCGAAACCTTGAACCCCCTTGATTCTCACCGATCAAAACTCGTTTGCTCAGATTGGTATTCGGTCTGGAAAACATGCGATAATCTGCCTCCATGTCCGCTTCAGATCATACACATAGGTGGTTCTCCGATCTTGTCCGAACACCATGTCTACCAACCAGACGGACAAGATTTACACAAGAACCGTCGCCGGATCATACACGAAGAAGGTGGTTCTTCTACCTGGTCGGAAAACACTCACTACCCAATAACACTCGCCGGAAAAAGTCTAAAGAGGAGCTCTTGTATGGCTAGCTACGGGAGTTGGCTCCTGATGGTTGATCATTGTGACATCCATCTTTTGAACCTTATAACGTTAGAGAGGATCAATCTTCCAACAATGAATCTGCCAGCACTTGATTTGAATAATAATTGGGAACGTGGATCCTTAAGCGGGGAAAAAGTGTCGAGAGACGTTCTCCAATGGAAAAACGCAGCTGTTCTGTGGATAGACGACAGGTCAGGTGATTATTTCGTTGCTTGGATATTCCGACAGACTTATTTGATCTCACACAAGAAGGGAGATTATTCGTGGTCGAGTTTCAATATCCAGGGCAAAGGTTCGGGGTTCATGGATGCGGCTTATAGGAACAGTAAGCTTTACGTGTTGACAGTTGATAAGCACATCAATATTTTCGACTTCTCTCTAGATTTACCTAGAAAGTGTAACCTTTGTAAGTATACTCCTTTTCGCTTTGATGAAAAACCGTGGGAAAGTATTTGGAAGACGAGACTAGCTATTAAGGAATCAGGAGAGGTTCTCATCGTCTTGAGCTTAAAAGAAGTGAAGAACGATCAAGAGAAGCTTTTGTTTTACGTATTTAAGATGAATCTTGAGAGTTGCAAGTGGGAGAGAGTGTACTCTATTGGAGACAACGAGATGTTGATTTTTGGTCAAGGTGTTACGGTAAAAGCACCGGTTAAAGATTGTTTTGGTCATGGAATCAAGAGTGGTTCAATAAATTTCGTTGAAGATGATGTTGGGCCagatcatgatgatgatgatcatggTTCGGTCTGCGGGGTCTTCGATCTTGCTACAAGTAGAATCGAATGGCCTAAGAGAACATGTTATTACATAAGCAGAACTCAATGGTTTGTTCCTGGAGTTGTTTATTATTagtctttttgtttaattagttttttcttCAGTCTTGGTGAAgtgattttgtttcttttttttttttttttttttttttgtcatccatttttgtttctttcagacgtttttatttatttgtcttTTTGTTTAAGTAGTTTTTTTCTTCAATCTTGGTGATTCCCACCCACGTTACTATTGTGGGAGAACATAGAGTTTTCTTTTAGTCTTTTGATTGCAAAAGTGCGGCTGTAGCGATGAATGACTAAATGTGTTAAAATGCAACGAAAGTGCCTTAGAGCAACTCCACTGGTGAATCCCTTAGAGCAACTCCATTGGTGAATCTCTAAGTGTGGTTCTtagcattttttttaattattttaattaattttgaaaagttAAAGACTTTCACTTTTTTGGGTGTCCATTGGTGAACTCCAAAATGGGgcttttagaaataaaataatattattaaatttatgaaaaataaaattatatttattgaaaaacaaatattaaacataCAATAATTATGACTGTTGATGATCAAATTTTGCAAATAAATTCTCAATTAAATTTGTCTTCAATCATTCATGTATCCTTTGGTCGCGAAGTTCACTCCAAATGACAAGCATATTACCGAGATTCGTATGCTTGAAAATCCTAATTTCAAATCGATCCCCAAATCGGTTTTAAACCCAAAATCGACCACAAATGTGAGAGGAAAACAGTATGGAACAAGTAGAAATCCATAAATCGAATCCTAAACAACTCGGATTAAGCATGCAGAAATCAATTTACCTTATAGCAATGACGATCGCCGAATCGCAGAAAATTTCTCtcggagattttttttttttctctcgcgTAAAATGATAGGATTTTTTAACCAAACGAGACTAGAGCAAAGGGAGAACCAGTTACAGCTTGCCACGTCGTTTAGGACTAACCTCTAAAAATCTTTAATTAAGAGGTGCCTCTACCGAAAACAcaacataatattaatattcTAATCTATACCGCGTAAGAGGCTGGGCTATAAACTTCTTAAAAGCCAGCGATGGAGCTGGTCTTAGATGATAATAAACGGCATACAGACCAGtagatttgtttattttgtcAAATGGTAGGAAAAAACAACTTAAAATCAAAGTTGATAACTTGACATCCAACAGATTCAGCTTTTATTTTCATGAAACgaataaaataacttttttcttACAAAGAGGACACATGTTCGTGACCATTAGCCATTCCTTGATGCATCCGAAGTGAAAGTCATGCTCACATGCATGGCCACATCCAAGTTTTGAAGCGTCATCATTGTACTTAAATTCGTACAGACATACCACACATTTCTCTGATTGCCCCCAATGTTTAAACCACCAGCGTAAAACATCCCTCATCAAAGTATAATAATACCTAACAAGAGTTATATTAATAAACGCAGATAGAAAGAAAACATGTCAAGCGACTCAAGCCCTTGGTGCGGCTACTCGGGTCAGAAAGAAAACGTGTTAGGGTGAACAACAACAAATAGCTGGACTTAACTCAGATTTAGGAAATAAACTATACTCTTTTTCTGTGGTTTTTATTTGTGCATctgatttataaagttttaatttgattaagaaATTAAACAGATATGATTAAATGAATTGCTTGTTAGAACTCGTTTTTGACAAAATGGTTTTAGACCATATTTCGGTAAGTTTTTGGGCGAAgacgttcgtcggaataaccGAATGTTTGACACTATGAAGTAGTGTAACCACATGTCAAAAGCTTAGtggtttgaatgagaaatggagaTTTAAAGTGGGTTACTTGAAAAGCTTATAAAGCTTCAAAATTTTGCTAAATGTAAAAATTAGCAAATAACCACTTTAGAGATTATGGATTTGGACTATGGTCTTAATTTGTTAATTGGACATTATATCCATTAACTTATTATTACACAAAACTTATGATAATCTTTTGTGTTAAATTGATCTTACACAAAAAAGCAAATCCATAATGAAGTATATTAGTGTTTTTCAGATTGGTCAAACATAATATCTTCATTTTAATCACACAATAAAATCTAGGTGATAATGGTGTTTGACTCATCTTTATTGtgattaatatatgtattaaaagtCTCCATAATGCACTTGTACGTTTTGGTTTTGTAAAAGCCACTAACTTGTGCTTCTCAATCTCTTTTCTATATAAGGCTAATAAGCCATTTAGAAAAACGGACTCATacgatcaacaacaacaaaaccaaGATCCTCcacttgaatattttttttagttttttgagtctgagagtacaACACAAAATTAGGTTCGATAGATTTTGTTTTTCGGTGATGGTGAACATAAACAATGTTGCAGTTGTATCCTGGGAGTCTGAGCGCCATGAAACCGTCACACTACGAGacgtttaaagatttaaggaaagagattaactatctcgactctgcaattcttctttatttttatattttggtattgtaattttaatttatgttcttattattctttacaaatatcagttgtccTATGGTAGTAAACTAAGGTTCTTACATTGCTATCTTTCGTAACATctcatcccttatatattaattgagaaacactGCAACATTGTTTTGTAGTCACATGTCACCACgagaatgaaattcagaattcttagaaaaataggttggtccatcttaacgtatattatattttttattaaactaactattaaattgataaatagtgtacaaaagaatattctcgcactttccttaaataaaagctacgaaattgtcttatatgattaacgtatatatgacaatcgatgattatgaataataaatatttgataataccaataataaatatttgataataatttttgtatattagctcttttttaattttatattattaaaagatattaaacaaccacattaatcatataataaaaaaaatcttatatgttatattttgaatttttaaaaagattataaattactaaaaacgttaaatgtctcacactaaaattttgtgatcaatggtttaattgtttttggtaataacaagatacaaatgatcataaatcgtatgaatatgaagtctcatttactagacattcatattatatattaatatagtttaaaattaaactatataacatagaaaaatatttaaatatgataatttctaaatttttattgaaaaggtattgaaaccttaatattttaattttgaaatttgcattcaaaaaatcgcacattagaaattttgtgtttatcatatgagtatgaattctcaataataaatatatatattaaaatattatatatatatatatatatgttcatgtcattgaaatttagttatatatcatataaaataaataaaatgattgttttgatttatttaccaaaaaaatatcctaaataaacaaaatgtattgttttgatttatgtcttTACTCTaacttgattatatatataatacataaatgaatacaaataaataataatagataaaaattagtgttatatataacattaattgcGCGGATATTAGgctagttttattttatagtgCGGGGTTTAATACACATTCCAATGGACCATTAATACATGAATAACTATAAAGCTCTTTTCGTTTCGTATGAATGCTAAGGATGGCGCATGCGataaagatttagaaaatgtgtTTCGTACTTCCGTAGTCAAACTGAAGAAAAAATACAGTCATAATTGgtgatgaagaaaaaaaaaatcatcagtgGGAAACTCAATTTGTGAACTCTTTTGCTTTACTTCATCGCTTTCAAATACGGTAttgattttaataagttttagTTTCTGTTTTTGGTTGTTAATttctagattttgattttaaaattttggctTTTGATTTTGGTGTAATTTTTGGTttatccaaaaaatatattggttgtttaatttagtttttggtttcatATATAACTATTCTCTTAAAACTGGGTAGTAAATAAtcttttactaaaaatattaaaattaaaatttaaaatcttattaaaaagtaaaaacttaAAAGTCCTTACTACTATGAGTTATTttgtagtttaaaattaaacttaaaatgcTAAGCAAATTATTTTGTTGATTCTTAATAATTTGGAAGATTATTTTTTCTCTCGTTTAGTTTGTTTTCAgaaatattaatatctattcaaaattttaaaattgtattaaaccaaagaaattaaaaaaaagtcatCGCAATATTcctataaaactgaaaaattatagattttggtttttgtttacaAATTGGTAGTTTTTCTAAAAACTAGTTTTACTTAAAATCTTGATCGGATAATTAAATAGTTTTTGAAAAGCAAAAAGCAAAAACCAGTATAAAACCAAAAACGATTCTCAcaaatagttttatattatttaaaaactatagtTAATATCTAATTTAACAAATATTCCTTAACAATTATAACAGTCAATTTTTATACATAATGtatgatattttaatataagcCACATGATTGGTTAACCAATTTTAAAAGACCAAGTGCGTTGATCTTGGGTTATGGGGTCAACAGAAGGCATATCCTTATCTATTATCATCGCAGCAATTGACAATTAGGTTTGCAACAAGCTCTCCTAATATGAGCACTAGGTGGCCACCACCACGTTACTTGTACAATCGTCCCATAGTCAGATGCAATAATCACTTTGAAATGCGCAAACATCGCCGTAGACTTCGTAAGAACCAAATGAGACGCATACATTCGAGAATGAAATGCTTCGGAtagtatttttttgtaaattcttCTGGACGATgatcaataaattaaaaatctcataaaacaaaaaaacttccTTTGTATGAAAAttgatattttgataatttcaaGCAATCCACACACCACGGATTTGCATTAGAACATCTCTAACCtcactatatttttattttaaaatagagtttatagTAAAACATTCCAGTCAcactctattttttattctataatagagtgaaaagtGGTTTTACTccatatatagattaatctttttttttcatcactctattttccactctaaaatagagtatcattggaaaaaactcaactctattatagagttactatattttgaaataaaaatagagTGAACATAGTCTTACAGCGCTACTtgagatttatatgaaaataatatttatcattttatatttagtcCAAATGTATTACAAACACTGATTTAACAATTTTGAACTATGTAAAGTTTAAATGTTATCACCAAATTTTTTTGCATAATTTAAAATCCTGTGTTTTTTTAGTCACCTCAACTTTGATATTAAAAACACAGTTTGAGATACAAAACATGTGtaaaagaagataaattttCGGAAGCAAAACCGGCAGAAACACAGCTTCTCCATAAGGATATTTCCAATCCACAGTGCTATTTTGTGTAAAAATCATACTATTTTAGTGTAGTTTTAacactaaaaatatttctttcttCAACTATAACACCGAATTTTCAaccaagaaaatattttttgattattatattaataaaataaatgaatagtgTTCATCGTTGGGAATAGAATAATACCAAATTTGGTGCGGGACGGTAGGATTTCAGTAAAACGATGAGATTTTAGAGTTGAGTTGAAAAGGTTTTGGTGTAAAATTACACTGAAATAATGTTTTAACGTCGTACTGGACTTGAGGGATGATTGGTTGGATGTAGAAAGTGtctttaacaaataaaataaaaagtgaaaGTTTAATCAGTTactgtattatatttttagttatttatgaTAGTTATGCACCTTGAATGAGCACCGAATAATACTATGTGTGGAATGTGGTTAAATAGAAGGGAAATTTggccaaataaccaaaaaaaaaaattataattcattaaCTAACCAATATcccatcatctcttcttctttttattcttatctctctctactttcttactacaatttttgttttgtttttgttatttcacaaataaaccctaaatagaacattattttttcaataatatattattattttctgattATTAATTggtaataaaatttaatgaatacCAACTTTACTTgggagtttaatattttttgaatatagttaatcaaaattcttttttaaaCAAAGTTAATTAACTCTTCTTTGATTTCTTAATTACTTTTTCACTATATTTTCATTTCTAAGTGCGTTACGACCAAATCTATTTATGAGTGTATATATCACACTAACACTACGGGGACCAAATCTATCGAACACTATACATATCCACATCTATTTTGTATGACATACgtacaaaataattttctttaccATCGAACTTcgctttgtttttatttaaagaatttTCTTTACCATCGATACTTcgctttgtttttatttaaagacaGTGAGCTGGCGTCTTAAATATCCAAACGTAAATTTTTATGATCGTATGTCCTCTGCCAGATTCTAAGAGCATAATTATCGCTGGATAGGTTTTagagtttcttaattttttttttctttttttttgtttttctttgtccaaaaaaaaaattaaatagtaaCTAATCGCGGatcgccacgtgtcagtggggtcCGCGAACAGTACATAAAATTGATCCTTATTTCACCACTTTTGTCACCGGTTTTATGGTGATATGTGGAACCCACCACTAACTTTCTGTGTAAAAACTCTTTTAGAAACTAGCGATGTTGATGGTCTAATATGTTTAGAGAAATTGGTGCGGATACACCCAAAGACTCACGTAATTtgccatatgtttttttaaaatatttttcatgacCATAATTTCTTTGTGTCCGTAGATCTCCTTAttgtctcttctctcttctctatgTTCTAATCTCTTTATCTCTCGTATCTCCTCTCTATGCAAGcttaaattaaatcaaaaatctctatttttttaCTATGATTCCATTGACACTCATAATGCTAATCTTATTATCTCACCACCAATTCCACTGTTTCCAATTTCGAATTACAATCAAATTTTATAAGCTTCCAATCCCAATAATAATTATGTGTCGTGGCATTTTTCTGAGGTAGTTGAGTGACTTGCTGACCTTGACGAGTTCGTCATCTCATCGAAGAATTTGTTATCTCTGTTGCGGATTCATGGAGAAAAGGATCGGAAGATCTCGGGAAGAAGAAAGCTTGAAATCTACATTCCTTTCCTTAGATAACATATACGTTAGTAGGTATTTCATTACTTACCTGctcttatttatattttaatggattCTTAATCGATATATGGAGTGTTAGTTTTTTTGGGTTATTTGATAGATAACTGATTAGCtgttaatagtttcattaaccgatatatgatttgttagtcGATACATTTTGTTTGATACATAGATTTTTAGATGATACATGAATTATTAGCTGATATGTTAGTTGGTATGTAGATTGTTACCtgatatgtaaatatttagttGATACATTATTTGatatcaaataataaatattcattattAAGTAATTGATTCTTTTaatattgataaatattttcttagtgGTCATTGGTCGTCcaattgttatatatatcttaaagAATCGATAATTTATCCAACTGATATGATCCTTCACAGATaacaattaaataatttattcattaTATTAATAAACCGATAAATGTGATATTAAGAACTGAGAAGAGTTCCTCGGAGGATTAGATGAAAAAATAGAATTGGGTGACTGAGAAATTCAGAGATTGTGTGAAAATTGATAAATATCTCTTAGTGTTCAGTTAACATAATGTTTACCCGCTAAATCTAGAGTTACATGTTTTTGATAAAGCAAGAGGACATTTTCGTCTCTGCGGTATCAAAAAGTTACTCATTTTTGGGTTATCCATAGCTATGAATATTCTGTCAATTTGGATTTTCGTTGGGTATATTATCCCAATTGTCTCATGCGTTTatcttaataataattttcctgaacacttttgttttttttgagaCATTAGTTGTGTGCTTGGGTAGGTACCCAGATATAAGAAACATACGATTGTTCGTCCATTAGCTACGTTCAAATGTTTTTGTATCTATCTTAATATCTATTAACATTGTCTTCTTGTGCATATGATTGATATCTGTGTGGATGACCTTTGTTTATTATTCTAAACGtatattattagtaaaattgaCTTCTGCTTTTGCGTTACAACAAACTCCAAGTTGCACtgcattttatattttcgacTTCAGCACAAGGACATATCTGATAAACTAATACTGTTATGTGAATTGAATAATATGAGATGCATGTATGCTGTAGAAGTTAACAGATTttgaatgacaaaaaaaattctccaaaaaaaattacaaagaaaactaaaagacaataatgacaaaaataaataatgtgaaataaaaatttgaattttaatgaaatatttcgTTGAATCGGTTGGAAACATTATATATCCCGAAATACCAATATGTAAGAAATGAAGTATCCGTCtggttgttgacaaaaaaaaagaagtatccATCTGGttgccctttttcaaaaaaaaagtatccaTCTGGTAAGAGATATTAGGATGAAAAGTTATTATATTTACCATTCACTTTGAAAAAAATATCCTTATTAAAAATGGATGACTCATCCATACTGGTGTGTCCCCTCCATGTGAGGCTATAAAAGATGTTCATTttttaacatttcacaaatCGTTTTCCCAACTCAACACAATGTCTACATTTCACAGTCAGAAGCTTCTTAAGATTATTGTATTTAGTTTCATTAGTACAGGACTATATGCTAATCTGTCTTCTTTTGTCTTTCTATCTATCTAATTGGTCACAACTCACAACGGTGTTTATTTTAACGTCGGTCACAACAACAGTGGTTCGCTTCTTCACATTTTTGGTGGTATAAAAGAAAAAGCAACTGATACGAGTGATAACCATTATGATGGCAAAATAGGAGAGGCAATGGGAACACTATTACTACTTTAACATTATTTAGAACGTCATTATtggttgaattttatttagagtagtttacaaatataatattaatatttaaaatataactaattaataatcaaatttaaatttataagtgAATATAAACCAGTAGTAAAAAACTAATAGAATTTCTCAACAATTACACAAAAATTCTTAGTTGAAAACTACCTTCTATGTGATAAATTGACTGAAAATCATatgtaaatacatataaaaGTTGAAGTGtgaagattttaatttataatttataatttgcatacaatttatattgaatattaattttttaaattggaaaaaacaagacatttaaaattttgtttgttgggttatttatttttaattgatcataaaattatcaaatcaaattattttttattttgctttggCTTTACTTTTAACCGAATATGAATTGATACAAAATgttatttttcactaaaaactACAATCTGAACTAACCAATAACTAAGGGGGGTGCATTCAATATAATATTTGAGGTGAATTTGTTTTTAAGGAGTTTTAGATCATTTCAATAAGTTGCAGAGATTTacgtgatttttgttaaaccactctagaatataacctaaaaccatgagatttgagttttaattttttttactaagaaactccacccaaacaccctaaaatcacctgaaaactttaaaactccaaaacttaaaatattttcaataacagtggattttagAGTATTCTACGAAATAAATGTTAAGTTCAATAACAGtgaattttaaatgagtttttaaaattcatgtttgaataacagtgaatttgtcattttaatacaaagcACCTAAAATTCTCAG
The window above is part of the Brassica napus cultivar Da-Ae chromosome C8, Da-Ae, whole genome shotgun sequence genome. Proteins encoded here:
- the LOC106365300 gene encoding putative F-box protein At2g04810, with the translated sequence MNTAKDLIKKKKIQGVVSSTDWSKLSPDVLRKIFETLNPLDSHRSKLVCSDWYSVWKTCDNLPPCPLQIIHIGGSPILSEHHVYQPDGQDLHKNRRRIIHEEGGSSTWSENTHYPITLAGKSLKRSSCMASYGSWLLMVDHCDIHLLNLITLERINLPTMNLPALDLNNNWERGSLSGEKVSRDVLQWKNAAVLWIDDRSGDYFVAWIFRQTYLISHKKGDYSWSSFNIQGKGSGFMDAAYRNSKLYVLTVDKHINIFDFSLDLPRKCNLCKYTPFRFDEKPWESIWKTRLAIKESGEVLIVLSLKEVKNDQEKLLFYVFKMNLESCKWERVYSIGDNEMLIFGQGVTVKAPVKDCFGHGIKSGSINFVEDDVGPDHDDDDHGSVCGVFDLATSRIEWPKRTCYYISRTQWFVPGVVYY